A window from Thermococcus sp. encodes these proteins:
- a CDS encoding ATP-dependent DNA helicase, which translates to MRVDELPVDERIKRIIIERGIGELYPPQAEALTSGVLEGRNLVLAIPTASGKTLVSEVVMVSRLLREGGKAVYLVPLKALAEEKYREFKIWEALGLRVAATTGDYDSSDEWLGNYDIIVATAEKFDSLLRHGANWVKDVGLVIADEVHLIGSYDRGATLEMILSHMLDQAQILALSATIGNAEELAEWLNAELVASDWRPVQLRKGVFSHGLLTWEDGSTERHPENWASLATGAVQKEKQALVFVNTRRSAEREALSLSGKISRLLTKPERRTLNDLVGSIEDNPTTEKLKRALKGGVAFHHAGLSRIERTLIEDAFRDGIIKVITATPTLSAGINLPAFRVIIRDTKRYAGFGWTDIPVLELQQMMGRAGRPKYDKVGEAIIVARTEDPKKLMERYVFGKPEKLFSMLANEQAFRSQILALITNFGVSSFQELLHFLEKTFYFHQRSDTSSLEWKAKEIVYFLIENDFIDMGTDDRFMPLPLGRRTSQLYIDPLTAKKFHDAFPKLEDNPNPFGIFQLMASTPDMATLNARRREMEDYLDLAYEMEDKLYTNIPYYEDSRFQGFLGQIKTAKVLLDWINEVPETRIYETYNIDPGDLHRILELADWLMYSLIELYRLFEPKAEVLTYLRDLHLRLRHGVREELLELVRLPNIGRRRARALYNAGFRTQDDVMRAKVRDLLKVEGIGMKVVEGLFNHFGVEMPGVKGRRKNGNKRTRKGTLDDFLK; encoded by the coding sequence ATGAGGGTCGATGAACTTCCGGTTGATGAGAGGATAAAGAGAATCATCATTGAGAGAGGCATAGGAGAGCTGTACCCGCCCCAGGCCGAAGCCCTCACCAGTGGAGTGCTGGAGGGACGGAACTTAGTTCTGGCGATCCCAACGGCTAGTGGAAAAACACTGGTCAGCGAGGTGGTCATGGTAAGCAGGCTCCTTCGGGAGGGTGGCAAGGCGGTCTACCTGGTTCCGCTCAAGGCCCTCGCCGAGGAGAAGTACCGCGAGTTCAAGATTTGGGAGGCCTTGGGCCTGCGCGTTGCGGCAACCACCGGTGATTACGACTCCAGTGATGAGTGGCTTGGGAATTATGACATCATCGTTGCCACGGCCGAGAAGTTCGACTCTCTGCTTCGTCATGGAGCCAACTGGGTAAAGGACGTGGGACTGGTCATCGCTGATGAGGTTCACCTCATAGGCTCGTACGACAGGGGGGCAACGCTTGAGATGATCCTGAGCCACATGCTGGATCAGGCGCAGATCCTCGCCCTGAGCGCTACAATTGGAAACGCCGAGGAACTGGCGGAATGGCTCAACGCGGAGCTCGTCGCGAGCGACTGGCGGCCGGTTCAGCTCAGGAAAGGGGTCTTCTCCCACGGACTCCTCACATGGGAGGATGGTAGCACCGAGCGTCATCCCGAGAACTGGGCATCCTTGGCCACGGGTGCAGTCCAGAAAGAAAAACAGGCTCTGGTGTTTGTGAACACCCGCCGCTCTGCCGAGAGGGAGGCCCTGAGCCTGAGCGGAAAGATCTCCCGGCTCCTGACGAAACCGGAGAGAAGGACGTTGAACGACCTCGTGGGCTCCATAGAGGATAATCCAACGACTGAGAAACTCAAGAGGGCCCTTAAGGGGGGCGTTGCATTCCACCACGCGGGTTTGAGCAGGATAGAGAGGACTTTAATCGAAGATGCCTTCCGTGATGGCATCATTAAGGTGATAACGGCCACACCGACGCTCAGTGCTGGAATAAATCTCCCAGCGTTCCGTGTTATTATAAGAGACACCAAGCGTTACGCCGGCTTCGGCTGGACTGACATTCCCGTTTTGGAGCTTCAGCAGATGATGGGACGTGCCGGGAGACCCAAGTACGATAAGGTGGGCGAGGCCATAATCGTTGCGAGGACTGAGGATCCGAAGAAGCTGATGGAGAGGTACGTCTTTGGAAAGCCGGAGAAGCTCTTTTCAATGCTGGCCAATGAGCAGGCATTTAGGAGTCAGATCCTGGCGTTGATAACCAACTTCGGTGTTTCCAGTTTTCAGGAGCTCCTGCACTTCCTGGAGAAGACGTTCTACTTCCACCAGAGGAGTGATACATCATCGCTGGAGTGGAAGGCGAAGGAGATAGTCTATTTCCTCATCGAAAACGACTTTATCGACATGGGGACCGACGACCGCTTCATGCCCCTGCCCCTTGGAAGGAGAACCTCCCAGCTCTACATAGACCCACTGACGGCCAAGAAGTTCCACGACGCTTTTCCAAAGCTCGAGGATAATCCGAACCCCTTCGGAATCTTCCAGCTCATGGCATCGACGCCGGACATGGCCACGTTGAACGCCCGGAGACGGGAGATGGAGGACTACCTCGACCTGGCATATGAGATGGAGGATAAGCTTTACACGAACATCCCCTACTACGAAGACTCGCGCTTCCAGGGATTTTTGGGCCAGATAAAAACGGCAAAGGTGCTCCTCGACTGGATAAACGAGGTTCCGGAGACGAGGATATACGAGACCTACAACATAGACCCCGGCGACCTACACAGGATCCTCGAACTGGCCGACTGGCTCATGTATTCGCTCATAGAGCTCTACAGGCTCTTCGAGCCAAAGGCAGAGGTTCTGACCTACCTCCGTGACCTGCACCTCCGCCTGCGCCACGGCGTTCGCGAGGAGCTCCTCGAACTGGTCAGATTGCCTAACATCGGGAGAAGGAGGGCGAGGGCCCTCTACAACGCCGGATTCCGCACGCAGGATGACGTAATGCGCGCCAAGGTGAGAGATCTTCTGAAGGTGGAGGGCATAGGCATGAAGGTCGTTGAGGGCCTCTTCAACCACTTCGGCGTCGAGATGCCGGGGGTGAAAGGGAGGCGAAAGAACGGGAATAAAAGAACCAGGAAAGGCACCCTCGACGATTTTTTGAAGTGA
- a CDS encoding dephospho-CoA kinase: MIVIVTGMPGSGKSKIVKEFESRGFPSVSMGDIVREETVKRGLELTKENVAKVSIRLRQELGQNAVAKLAVEKVRELLRETDVVVIDGVRSLDEVGTFRSAFPGERIVTIAVHTPPRQRFERLRARGRHDDPRSWEDFEERDWKELKFGIGNVMAMADYMLVNDGPHEDYIRRVKELVRTILSEH; the protein is encoded by the coding sequence ATGATAGTCATCGTAACCGGGATGCCAGGATCCGGAAAGAGCAAGATCGTGAAGGAGTTTGAGAGTAGGGGATTTCCGAGCGTTTCTATGGGAGATATTGTGAGGGAGGAGACCGTAAAGCGGGGTCTCGAGCTCACCAAAGAGAACGTCGCCAAAGTCAGCATAAGGCTTCGGCAGGAGCTCGGCCAGAACGCGGTTGCGAAACTCGCGGTTGAGAAGGTTCGGGAGTTGCTGAGGGAAACAGACGTGGTGGTAATCGACGGCGTCCGCTCTCTGGACGAAGTGGGGACGTTTAGGAGCGCTTTTCCGGGGGAGAGGATAGTGACCATCGCCGTACACACCCCTCCGAGACAGCGTTTTGAACGGCTCAGGGCCAGGGGCAGGCACGATGACCCAAGGAGCTGGGAGGACTTTGAGGAGAGGGACTGGAAGGAGCTGAAGTTTGGCATAGGCAACGTCATGGCTATGGCCGACTACATGCTGGTGAACGACGGCCCCCACGAGGATTACATCAGGCGCGTCAAGGAGCTCGTGAGGACCATCCTATCCGAGCATTGA
- a CDS encoding ZIP family metal transporter, which yields MLENFITNLAGWILRVSNGEIMWVAFYAGLFVAIMTSLGAMVAIFAKRLPEEGVDFSLSFAAGVMIVAAFTSLILPAIGSTGSFIPAGIGITLGVLIIYAIDRLLPHEHLARGYEGPRSMKERLRKVWLLVIAVIIHNLPEGLAVGTSLVYSLEVGLVTTIAIGIQDFPEGTVVSLPLATLQGKRLQPILMGVLSGLAEMAMVLVGAYFFTLFSWLLPYGLGMAGGAMLYVTVKEMIPEIYRMEKNETLVTLGFFAGFYVMLFLDSMLG from the coding sequence GTGTTAGAGAACTTCATCACGAACCTCGCCGGCTGGATACTGAGGGTTTCAAACGGTGAAATCATGTGGGTGGCCTTCTATGCGGGCTTATTCGTGGCCATAATGACATCTCTAGGGGCAATGGTGGCGATATTCGCCAAACGTTTGCCGGAGGAAGGGGTAGACTTCTCCCTCAGCTTTGCCGCAGGGGTTATGATAGTCGCGGCGTTCACGTCACTGATCCTCCCCGCGATAGGGAGTACAGGTTCGTTTATTCCAGCAGGAATAGGCATAACACTGGGTGTTCTGATTATCTACGCAATAGACCGCCTCCTCCCCCACGAACACCTGGCCAGGGGGTACGAGGGGCCTAGATCCATGAAAGAGCGTCTGAGAAAGGTGTGGCTGCTGGTGATAGCTGTGATAATCCACAACCTGCCCGAAGGCCTGGCCGTCGGAACATCACTAGTCTACAGCCTAGAGGTCGGCCTCGTGACAACCATAGCCATAGGCATACAGGACTTCCCCGAGGGAACCGTTGTCTCCCTCCCCCTCGCAACGCTGCAGGGGAAGAGGCTCCAGCCGATACTCATGGGCGTCCTGAGCGGTCTGGCGGAGATGGCGATGGTCCTTGTCGGGGCTTACTTCTTCACCCTCTTCAGCTGGCTTCTCCCCTACGGACTTGGAATGGCTGGGGGCGCGATGCTCTACGTCACGGTTAAGGAGATGATCCCAGAGATATACAGGATGGAGAAGAACGAGACGCTCGTCACCCTGGGCTTCTTCGCGGGTTTCTACGTCATGCTCTTCCTAGATTCAATGCTCGGATAG
- a CDS encoding RNA-binding domain-containing protein, producing MELFEEVEVETHVCPTEDLEKVKTAMLNLIPGLEFEVFEKEEYTILTGKTTSRKALQRLYELFRGQAILDTARSFLEDGYFGEEIILRVNKQAAYAGSVNFNEESPLGPITIIIRTKDPQGLMKWLAPRTRDGIPVE from the coding sequence ATGGAGCTGTTTGAGGAAGTTGAAGTTGAGACCCATGTTTGCCCTACGGAGGACTTGGAAAAGGTGAAGACTGCGATGCTCAACCTCATTCCCGGGCTTGAGTTTGAGGTGTTCGAAAAGGAGGAGTACACCATCCTCACCGGGAAGACGACGAGTAGAAAAGCCCTCCAGAGGCTTTACGAACTCTTCCGCGGTCAGGCGATACTTGACACGGCGCGCTCATTCTTGGAGGATGGTTACTTCGGTGAGGAAATAATTCTGAGGGTTAACAAGCAGGCCGCCTACGCCGGATCCGTTAACTTCAACGAGGAAAGTCCCCTTGGCCCGATAACAATAATCATAAGAACCAAGGATCCACAGGGACTCATGAAGTGGCTCGCACCGAGGACGAGGGATGGAATTCCGGTGGAATAA
- a CDS encoding ABC transporter permease has product MSDFWVLARKEILSLIRDKKLLFGLIIVPLIIYPAMGKVMQVGMETAQGETHVVIVSLDDGPYGRVLVNALTAAPNVTVTQINASSLQGALNRAYQEKQNVLVVIPRNFSVSIEDNRIATVEVYGIFHSVGTGVRESVSESRINAVINVLSEEIAKLKLKNLNVGQPEALLHPVRAESRSFINHHIVNAPPSLVSGVLTSQAISLPLIVFLMVTITAQMAAGAIASEKENKTLETLLTLPVKRTTIVASKISGTAIMGLIAALAYMIGLKSYLGSFTTETGVTLKELGLGVTPMGMLLFALVVFLTIVFALSLAMILAVFAEDVQSANTVVSSVILPLAFPAFILMFTDINELPALAHYGLLADPFTHPILAYRYALSGSYGPMTLSIAYLSALSLVTLYFAARIFSSEKVLTAKISWGKKRRRRD; this is encoded by the coding sequence ATGAGCGATTTCTGGGTGCTTGCGAGGAAGGAGATACTGAGCCTCATAAGGGACAAGAAACTGCTCTTCGGCCTTATAATAGTACCACTGATAATATATCCCGCCATGGGAAAGGTGATGCAGGTCGGAATGGAAACGGCCCAGGGGGAGACCCACGTCGTCATAGTCAGCCTCGACGACGGCCCGTACGGGAGGGTGCTGGTTAACGCCCTAACCGCAGCCCCAAACGTGACGGTCACACAGATAAACGCGAGCTCACTTCAGGGGGCGCTGAACCGAGCCTACCAGGAAAAACAGAACGTCCTCGTCGTCATACCACGCAACTTCAGCGTCAGCATCGAGGACAACAGGATCGCTACTGTGGAAGTCTACGGAATCTTCCACTCCGTAGGAACGGGGGTCAGGGAAAGCGTCAGTGAATCCAGGATAAATGCAGTCATAAACGTCCTATCGGAGGAGATAGCAAAGCTGAAGCTCAAAAACCTGAACGTCGGTCAACCAGAGGCCCTCCTTCACCCGGTTAGGGCGGAGAGCAGATCCTTCATAAATCACCATATAGTGAACGCCCCACCGTCGCTCGTCTCGGGCGTCCTCACATCGCAGGCGATCAGCCTTCCCCTCATAGTCTTTCTGATGGTGACGATAACCGCCCAGATGGCGGCAGGAGCCATAGCAAGCGAGAAGGAGAACAAGACCCTTGAAACCCTCCTGACCCTTCCAGTTAAGAGGACGACCATAGTGGCCTCAAAAATCAGCGGAACCGCGATCATGGGCCTGATAGCCGCTCTGGCTTACATGATAGGTCTTAAAAGCTACCTCGGCTCATTCACAACGGAGACGGGAGTGACCCTGAAGGAGCTTGGCCTGGGTGTCACCCCGATGGGAATGCTGCTCTTTGCACTCGTGGTGTTCCTGACGATAGTCTTTGCACTGAGCCTCGCGATGATACTGGCGGTGTTTGCGGAGGATGTCCAGAGCGCAAATACGGTCGTGAGCTCGGTCATACTGCCGCTCGCGTTCCCGGCATTTATCCTGATGTTCACAGACATCAATGAGCTACCAGCCCTGGCGCACTACGGTCTCCTAGCGGATCCGTTTACCCACCCAATACTGGCCTACAGGTACGCCCTCTCCGGGAGCTATGGTCCCATGACACTCAGCATCGCATACCTAAGCGCCCTGTCCCTAGTAACCCTCTACTTCGCGGCAAGGATATTTTCCAGCGAAAAAGTGCTGACGGCAAAGATATCCTGGGGTAAAAAGAGGAGAAGGAGAGACTGA
- a CDS encoding ABC transporter ATP-binding protein codes for MPMVEVLNLEKDYGKVKALKGISFSINEGEIFGLIGPNGAGKSTTLKILATLLKPTGGRAEVFGHDVVREAEKVRALISYLPEEAGAYKNLTGIEYLRLMARLYAKDDEKATGMVELGKKISNLGNRLNDKVATYSKGMTRKLLLARALMVMPGLAILDEPASGLDIVNAYTIRKTIKRFAREEGTTFLVSSHNMLEVEFLCDRVALINRGKIIEIGTPEELKERYGAENLEEVFMRAVEPVDGEGS; via the coding sequence ATGCCCATGGTTGAAGTTCTGAACCTGGAGAAGGACTACGGAAAGGTGAAGGCCCTCAAGGGGATAAGCTTCTCCATCAACGAGGGTGAGATATTCGGCCTCATCGGGCCGAACGGGGCGGGCAAGAGCACCACCCTGAAGATACTGGCAACTCTGCTGAAGCCGACCGGGGGAAGGGCCGAGGTGTTCGGGCACGATGTGGTCAGGGAAGCCGAGAAGGTGCGGGCCCTAATAAGCTACCTTCCGGAGGAGGCCGGTGCCTACAAGAACCTCACGGGGATCGAGTATCTCCGACTCATGGCGAGGCTGTACGCCAAAGATGATGAAAAGGCGACAGGAATGGTGGAGCTCGGAAAGAAAATTTCCAACCTGGGAAACAGACTGAACGACAAAGTGGCCACCTACTCTAAGGGTATGACCCGAAAACTGCTCCTGGCAAGGGCGCTGATGGTGATGCCAGGGCTGGCGATACTCGACGAACCGGCGAGCGGGCTGGATATAGTCAACGCTTACACGATCAGGAAGACAATAAAACGCTTCGCCAGGGAGGAGGGAACGACCTTTCTGGTCTCCAGCCACAACATGCTTGAGGTCGAGTTCCTCTGTGACCGCGTTGCCCTGATAAACAGGGGAAAGATCATCGAGATAGGGACCCCGGAGGAGCTGAAGGAGCGCTATGGTGCCGAGAACCTCGAGGAGGTCTTTATGAGGGCGGTTGAACCGGTGGATGGTGAGGGATCATGA
- a CDS encoding helix-turn-helix transcriptional regulator, with protein sequence MKNRLRELREAKGLTQEELAKALGVTRQTVIAIEKGKYDPSLRLAFRIARFFGVKIEDVFLYEGDRDE encoded by the coding sequence ATGAAAAATCGCCTGCGAGAGCTAAGGGAGGCCAAAGGCTTAACCCAGGAGGAACTGGCGAAGGCCCTAGGGGTAACGAGGCAGACGGTGATAGCGATTGAGAAGGGTAAATACGACCCATCGCTGAGATTAGCTTTTAGGATAGCGCGCTTTTTCGGCGTTAAAATCGAGGACGTATTCCTTTACGAGGGTGATAGGGATGAGTAA
- a CDS encoding DUF2178 domain-containing protein, translated as MNELILVSLVAIVGGGLLGHFMTRTIVRDIGLPPDERAFEIAKLSAARTLELVLLVTVAALYYSWLVLRDERCTNLAVLIFATIFLGNLIFRAYYAGRM; from the coding sequence ATGAACGAACTCATCTTAGTCTCGTTGGTTGCCATTGTTGGAGGCGGACTCCTGGGCCATTTCATGACCCGGACGATAGTGAGGGATATCGGTCTTCCCCCAGACGAGAGGGCCTTCGAGATAGCCAAACTCTCAGCGGCGAGAACCCTGGAGCTCGTCCTTCTCGTCACAGTGGCGGCGCTCTACTACTCGTGGCTGGTTCTCAGGGACGAGCGGTGCACCAACCTCGCCGTCCTGATATTCGCTACCATATTCCTAGGCAACCTCATCTTCAGAGCCTATTATGCCGGGAGGATGTGA
- a CDS encoding DUF2178 domain-containing protein, producing the protein MKYEGLLGILITGMIIGLAYSTKSGKALLAVGIFVAGFLLSYLLAWYYDSKVERIEDERSRLISAKSARNGYAVMSFFLFAEYLWEYNKENVEVATKLIIPLALGAAVPLISHYHYKRVM; encoded by the coding sequence ATGAAGTACGAAGGCCTGCTCGGGATTCTCATCACGGGCATGATAATCGGGCTGGCTTACTCAACAAAGTCCGGAAAAGCCCTTCTGGCTGTGGGAATTTTTGTCGCGGGCTTTTTGCTAAGCTATCTGCTGGCTTGGTACTACGACTCAAAGGTTGAGAGGATTGAGGATGAGAGGAGCAGGCTCATAAGTGCGAAGAGCGCGAGGAACGGCTATGCTGTGATGAGCTTTTTCCTCTTCGCTGAATATCTATGGGAGTACAACAAGGAGAACGTCGAGGTGGCTACGAAGCTTATAATTCCCCTCGCCCTTGGTGCGGCCGTGCCCCTGATTTCTCACTATCATTACAAGCGGGTGATGTGA
- a CDS encoding DUF2178 domain-containing protein: MNVEGWKAIGYAIPATTASLLAVALWMGNAALAFGVLAGAIATTFLYSEWVKRRGEIINDERTLRIEEMASRRTLQVLVLVLAFSVVGLAVLSQSCPELRSAYYLSLALMVLVSVLKVALKHYYLRVM; encoded by the coding sequence ATGAATGTGGAAGGATGGAAGGCAATTGGATATGCGATTCCGGCCACGACCGCATCGCTGTTGGCCGTGGCCCTCTGGATGGGAAACGCCGCACTCGCCTTTGGGGTTCTGGCTGGGGCAATTGCCACGACCTTCTTATATTCCGAGTGGGTTAAGAGGCGCGGTGAGATTATAAACGATGAGAGAACGCTCCGCATTGAGGAGATGGCATCAAGAAGGACGCTTCAGGTTTTGGTGCTCGTCCTCGCTTTCAGCGTGGTGGGTCTGGCGGTACTTTCCCAGAGCTGCCCGGAGCTGAGGAGCGCCTACTACCTCTCCCTTGCCCTGATGGTTCTCGTCTCGGTTCTAAAGGTCGCGCTGAAACACTACTACTTGAGGGTGATGTGA
- the dph5 gene encoding diphthine synthase, producing MAIYFIGLGLYDERDITLKGLETAKKCDLVFAEFYTSLLAGTTVDRIEAMIGKPIKRLSREDVELNFERTVLSEAKKKDVAFLTAGDPMVATTHSDLRIRAKRMGIESHVIHAPSIYSAIAVTGLQIYKFGKSATVAYPEKNWFPTSHYDVIRENRERGLHTMLFLDIRAHQNRYMTANEAMEILLQVENMKGDRIFTPDTLVVVLARAGSLNPTLRAGYVKDMINEDFGRQPHVMVVPGRLHIVEAEYLVEFGRAPRKILEET from the coding sequence ATGGCGATTTACTTCATAGGACTCGGTCTTTACGATGAGAGGGACATCACTCTCAAAGGGCTTGAGACCGCTAAGAAATGCGACCTGGTGTTTGCGGAGTTCTACACATCCCTGCTGGCCGGAACGACGGTGGACAGAATAGAGGCCATGATAGGTAAACCTATAAAGAGGCTCAGCAGAGAGGATGTTGAGCTCAACTTTGAGCGCACCGTCCTAAGTGAGGCCAAGAAAAAGGACGTTGCCTTTTTGACGGCAGGGGATCCCATGGTGGCAACAACGCACTCCGACCTCAGAATAAGGGCAAAGAGGATGGGTATCGAAAGCCACGTAATCCACGCACCCAGCATCTACTCGGCGATCGCCGTAACGGGCCTCCAGATATACAAGTTTGGGAAGAGCGCCACGGTGGCGTATCCGGAGAAAAATTGGTTTCCAACCAGCCACTACGACGTAATCAGGGAGAACCGCGAGAGGGGCCTTCATACAATGCTCTTCCTCGACATAAGAGCCCACCAAAACCGCTACATGACCGCCAACGAGGCGATGGAGATACTCCTCCAGGTGGAGAACATGAAAGGTGATAGGATTTTCACGCCCGACACTCTAGTAGTTGTCCTTGCAAGGGCGGGCTCTCTGAATCCAACACTGCGGGCGGGCTACGTTAAAGATATGATAAACGAGGACTTCGGGAGACAGCCTCATGTCATGGTTGTCCCGGGGCGGCTCCACATCGTTGAGGCAGAATACCTGGTGGAGTTCGGGAGGGCTCCAAGGAAGATACTGGAAGAAACCTAA